In Tachysurus vachellii isolate PV-2020 chromosome 10, HZAU_Pvac_v1, whole genome shotgun sequence, the following proteins share a genomic window:
- the tdh2 gene encoding L-threonine dehydrogenase 2, which produces MSWSTRQISCRSPQSSDHPSDSPRILITGGLGQLGVGLAQMLRQQFGRENVILSDIKKPSAEVYDMGPFVYADVLDYKNLRELVVNNGINWLVHYSAMLSAVGETNVQLSRAINITGLHNVLDLALENSMRLFVPSTIGAFGPSSPRDPAPDLCIQRPRTIYGVSKVHAELMGEYLHHKYGLDFRCLRYPGVISAYTHPGGGTTDYAVQIFHDALSTGHHECYLHPKTRLPMMHISDCHRATVEFMQTPECLLNLRTYNIAAISFTPEEVVEEIRKHLPHLRVTYKSDPIRQNIADSWPMRFDDSNARRDWGWEPAFGLPELVADMLSDLRNKHGPQC; this is translated from the exons ATGAGTTGGTCAACGAGACAAATCAGCTGTAGGAGTCCGCAGTCTTCAGATCATCCATCAGACTCCCCTCGAATCCTGATTACTG GTGGACTCGGGCAGCTCGGGGTTGGTCTGGCGCAAATGctgag GCAGCAGTTTGGCCGAGAAAACGTGATCCTGTCCGATATCAAGAAGCCTTCAGCAGAGGTGTATGACATGG GTCCCTTCGTGTACGCTGATGTACTAGATTATAAGAACCTGCGTGAGCTGGTGGTGAACAATGGCATCAACTGGCTGGTGCATTACAGCGCAATGCTCAGTGCTGTGGGAGAAACCAACGTCCAGCTGTCCAGAGCCATCAACATCACAG GGCTACATAATGTATTAGACCTGGCTCTGGAGAACTCCATGCGTCTCTTCGTCCCCAGCACCATTGGAGCATTTGGTCCGTCCTCTCCCAGAGACCCCGCTCCCGATCTCTGCATCCAGAGGCCTCGCACCATTTACGGTGTTTCCAAAGTCCATGCCGAGCTCATGGGCGAG TATCTTCACCATAAATACGGCTTGGATTTCCGCTGTCTGCGTTATCCTGGAGTTATCTCAGCTTACACACACCCTGGTGGAGGAACCACAG ACTACGCAGTCCAGATCTTCCATGATGCTCTCAGCACTGGACACCACGAGTGCTACCTGCATCCAAAGACACGCCTACCCATGATGCACATTTCCGACTGCCACCGGGCCACTGTCGAGTTCATGCAGACTCCTGAATGTCTGCTCAATCTGCGCACCTACAACATCGCCGCCATTAGCTTCACACCcgaggaggtggtggaggagatCCGCAAACACCTTCCTCACCTGAGGGTCACCTATAAATCAGACCCAATCCGCCAGAACATCG cagacAGCTGGCCAATGCGATTCGATGACTCTAACGCTCGGAGAGATTGGGGCTGGGAGCCGGCGTTTGGTCTTCCTGAGCTTGTCGCGGACATGCTGAGTGACCTCCGTAACAAGCACGGACCTCAGTGTTAG
- the zgc:154055 gene encoding myotubularin-related protein 9 isoform X1 has protein sequence MEFSEHIKTANVEDVVLRECSRPPRRGALCVTGHHLLFSDRQQDSTWQLLLLLRNIDAIEKSVENLLGYPQGFKVNQKQRTPGSSGSIVIKCKDLRILQLDIPGMEECLNIASSIEALSSLENVTEMYPFFHRPRGLRLSDPWGLSSTEQEYKQTERLWDRWRLSTVNQDFSVCKSYPGTVIVPRSVDDGTLIKAARFRQGGRFPVVCYCHHRNGMVIMRSSQPMTGANRKRCREDELLLEAAIDESELGYIIDTRSAQQAQQARMTGGGFESKSCYQPWRRLHRHMERGKVLQESLIKLVEACTDSSHNMDRWLSKLENSKWLSHVHTALSTAGLVAECVERDGHSVLVHGSEGTDTTLLVTSLAQLIMDPECRTFMGFLRLLEREWVQAGHPFQQRCAHSAYSHARLKHECPSFLLLLDCVWQIMRQFPLALEFSEALLLRLAQEAYASNYGTFLCNNEHERHMLHVKENTHCLLGFLLECLEREQYLNPLYEHTQLTVWPSVQPQSLQLWSGLFLRWTEHTQMMDEAREEIRTLVKTYRSERISSDEATHSHLTHRDVLTVLENDMDELTIL, from the exons ATGGAGTTTTCAGAGCACATTAAGACGGCTAATGTGGAGGACGTGGTGCTGAGAGAATGTTCCAGACCACCGCGGAGAGGAGCGCTGTGTGTGACCGGACACCACCTCCTGTTCTCGGACAGACAGCAGGACAGCACCTGGCAACTCCTGCTGCTCCTCAGAAACATTGATGCCATTGAGAAAag TGTTGAGAATCTTCTTGGATATCCTCAGGGCTTCAAAGTAAACCAGAAGCAAAG aACACCCGGGTCCTCTGGAAGCATTGTGATCAAATGTAAGGACCTGCGCATCCTCCAGCTAGATATTCCCGGCATGGAAGAGTGCCTGAACATCGCCAGCTCCATCGAG GCTCTCTCCTCTCTGGAGAATGTTACAGAAATGTACCCGTTCTTCCACCGGCCTCGTGGGCTCAGACTGAGTGACCCCTGGGGTTTATCTTCTACAGAGCAGgaatacaaacaaacagagagactg TGGGACAGATGGCGGCTGAGCACAGTGAACCAGGATTTCTCGGTGTGTAAGTCGTACCCGGGCACCGTGATCGTACCGAGATCGGTGGATGATGGCACTCTGATAAAAGCAGCGAGATTCCGACAGGGCGGCAGATTCCCAGTGGTCTGTTACTGCCACCATCGCAACGGCATG GTGATCATGCGGAGCAGCCAGCCCATGACAGGAGCCAATAGGAAGCGCTGTAGGGAGGATGAGCTTCTCCTCGAAGCGGCCATTGATGAATCAGAGCTGGGATACATCATAGATACACGCTCCGCCCAGCAGGCCCAGCAGGCCAGGATGACCGGCGGAGGGTTCGAGTCTAAATCCTGCTACCAACCCTGGAGGAGATTACACAGACACatggagag aggTAAGGTGTTACAGGAGAGTTTAATAAAGCTGGTAGAAGCATGCACAGACTCGTCCCACAACATGGACCGCTGGCTGAGTAAGCTGGAGAACTCCAAATGGTTGTCTCACGTTCACACTGCGCTGTCCACCGCCGGACTCGTGGCTGAGTGTGTAGAGAG AGATGGTCACTCAGTGTTGGTTCATGGCTCTGAGGGAACAGATACCACGCTGTTGGTGACGTCACTCGCTCAGCTCATCATGGATCCTGAGTGCAGAACTTTCATGGGCTTCCTCCGTCTGCTGGAGAGAGAGTGGGTACAG GCAGGTCACCCGTTTCAGCAGCGCTGCGCTCACTCAGCTTACTCTCACGCCCGGCTGAAGCACGAATGCCCGTCcttcctgctgctgctggacTGCGTGTGGCAGATAATGCGTCAGTTCCCTTTGGCGCTGGAGTTCAGCGAGGCTCTGCTGCTCAGACTGGCACAGGAAGCCTACGCCTCCAACTACGGCACCTTCCTCTGCAACAACGAACACGAGCG ACACATGTTGCACGTGaaggaaaacacacactgtctattGGGGTTTCTATTGGAGTGTTTAGAGAGAGAACAGTACCTGAACCCtctgtatgaacacacacagctcaccgTCTGGCCTTCTGTACAGCCGCAGTCTCTCCAGCTGTGGAGCG gacTCTTCCTCAGGTGGACCGAACACACTCAGATGATGGACGAGGCCCGAGAGGAGATCAGGACTCTAGTAAAAACATACAGGAGCGAGAGGATCAGCAGTGATGAAGccacacactcacatctcacacaccgAGACGTTCTCACGGTTCTCGAGAACGACATGGACGAGCTGACCATACTGTGA
- the zgc:154055 gene encoding myotubularin-related protein 9 isoform X2, with protein sequence MEFSEHIKTANVEDVVLRECSRPPRRGALCVTGHHLLFSDRQQDSTWQLLLLLRNIDAIEKRTPGSSGSIVIKCKDLRILQLDIPGMEECLNIASSIEALSSLENVTEMYPFFHRPRGLRLSDPWGLSSTEQEYKQTERLWDRWRLSTVNQDFSVCKSYPGTVIVPRSVDDGTLIKAARFRQGGRFPVVCYCHHRNGMVIMRSSQPMTGANRKRCREDELLLEAAIDESELGYIIDTRSAQQAQQARMTGGGFESKSCYQPWRRLHRHMERGKVLQESLIKLVEACTDSSHNMDRWLSKLENSKWLSHVHTALSTAGLVAECVERDGHSVLVHGSEGTDTTLLVTSLAQLIMDPECRTFMGFLRLLEREWVQAGHPFQQRCAHSAYSHARLKHECPSFLLLLDCVWQIMRQFPLALEFSEALLLRLAQEAYASNYGTFLCNNEHERHMLHVKENTHCLLGFLLECLEREQYLNPLYEHTQLTVWPSVQPQSLQLWSGLFLRWTEHTQMMDEAREEIRTLVKTYRSERISSDEATHSHLTHRDVLTVLENDMDELTIL encoded by the exons ATGGAGTTTTCAGAGCACATTAAGACGGCTAATGTGGAGGACGTGGTGCTGAGAGAATGTTCCAGACCACCGCGGAGAGGAGCGCTGTGTGTGACCGGACACCACCTCCTGTTCTCGGACAGACAGCAGGACAGCACCTGGCAACTCCTGCTGCTCCTCAGAAACATTGATGCCATTGAGAAAag aACACCCGGGTCCTCTGGAAGCATTGTGATCAAATGTAAGGACCTGCGCATCCTCCAGCTAGATATTCCCGGCATGGAAGAGTGCCTGAACATCGCCAGCTCCATCGAG GCTCTCTCCTCTCTGGAGAATGTTACAGAAATGTACCCGTTCTTCCACCGGCCTCGTGGGCTCAGACTGAGTGACCCCTGGGGTTTATCTTCTACAGAGCAGgaatacaaacaaacagagagactg TGGGACAGATGGCGGCTGAGCACAGTGAACCAGGATTTCTCGGTGTGTAAGTCGTACCCGGGCACCGTGATCGTACCGAGATCGGTGGATGATGGCACTCTGATAAAAGCAGCGAGATTCCGACAGGGCGGCAGATTCCCAGTGGTCTGTTACTGCCACCATCGCAACGGCATG GTGATCATGCGGAGCAGCCAGCCCATGACAGGAGCCAATAGGAAGCGCTGTAGGGAGGATGAGCTTCTCCTCGAAGCGGCCATTGATGAATCAGAGCTGGGATACATCATAGATACACGCTCCGCCCAGCAGGCCCAGCAGGCCAGGATGACCGGCGGAGGGTTCGAGTCTAAATCCTGCTACCAACCCTGGAGGAGATTACACAGACACatggagag aggTAAGGTGTTACAGGAGAGTTTAATAAAGCTGGTAGAAGCATGCACAGACTCGTCCCACAACATGGACCGCTGGCTGAGTAAGCTGGAGAACTCCAAATGGTTGTCTCACGTTCACACTGCGCTGTCCACCGCCGGACTCGTGGCTGAGTGTGTAGAGAG AGATGGTCACTCAGTGTTGGTTCATGGCTCTGAGGGAACAGATACCACGCTGTTGGTGACGTCACTCGCTCAGCTCATCATGGATCCTGAGTGCAGAACTTTCATGGGCTTCCTCCGTCTGCTGGAGAGAGAGTGGGTACAG GCAGGTCACCCGTTTCAGCAGCGCTGCGCTCACTCAGCTTACTCTCACGCCCGGCTGAAGCACGAATGCCCGTCcttcctgctgctgctggacTGCGTGTGGCAGATAATGCGTCAGTTCCCTTTGGCGCTGGAGTTCAGCGAGGCTCTGCTGCTCAGACTGGCACAGGAAGCCTACGCCTCCAACTACGGCACCTTCCTCTGCAACAACGAACACGAGCG ACACATGTTGCACGTGaaggaaaacacacactgtctattGGGGTTTCTATTGGAGTGTTTAGAGAGAGAACAGTACCTGAACCCtctgtatgaacacacacagctcaccgTCTGGCCTTCTGTACAGCCGCAGTCTCTCCAGCTGTGGAGCG gacTCTTCCTCAGGTGGACCGAACACACTCAGATGATGGACGAGGCCCGAGAGGAGATCAGGACTCTAGTAAAAACATACAGGAGCGAGAGGATCAGCAGTGATGAAGccacacactcacatctcacacaccgAGACGTTCTCACGGTTCTCGAGAACGACATGGACGAGCTGACCATACTGTGA